The Lepidochelys kempii isolate rLepKem1 chromosome 5, rLepKem1.hap2, whole genome shotgun sequence genome window below encodes:
- the CARTPT gene encoding cocaine- and amphetamine-regulated transcript protein: MESARLVALLSATLVLLLGARGQEEPELQPRALDLYSTMEDTSHEKELIEALQEVLAKLKSKRIPVYEKKFGQVPMCDAGEQCAVRKGARIGKLCDCPRGTSCNSFLLKCL, from the exons ATGGAGAGCGCCCGGCTTGTCGCTCTGCTGAGCGCCACCTTGGTGCTGCTCCTCGGCGCCCGCGGCCAggaggagccggagctgcagcctCGCGCCCTGGACCTCTACTCCACCATGGAGGACACGTCCCACGAGAAAGAGCTG ATCGAGGCGCTGCAGGAGGTCCTGGCGAAGCTGAAAAGTAAAAGGATCCCGGTTTACGAGAAGAAGTTCGGCCAAGTCCCCATG TGTGATGCTGGCGAGCAGTGTGCAGTGAGGAAAGGAGCTAGAATTGGGAAGCTCTGCGACTGTCCAAGAGGAACTTCTTGTAACTCTTTTCTTTTGAAGTGCTTATAA